A portion of the Physeter macrocephalus isolate SW-GA chromosome 15, ASM283717v5, whole genome shotgun sequence genome contains these proteins:
- the LOC102993375 gene encoding cytochrome b-c1 complex subunit 10-like → MLERFVGPRYRQLARNWLPTVGMWGTVGALGLVWATDWRLMLDRVPYINGKFKKDD, encoded by the coding sequence ATGTTGGAAAGGTTCGTGGGCCCGCGATACCGCCAGCTGGCCAGAAACTGGTTACCCACAGTGGGCATGTGGGGCACCGTGGGAGCCTTGGGGCTGGTGTGGGCCACTGACTGGCGGCTGATGCTGGACAGGGTGCCCTACATCAACGGCAAGTTCAAGAAGGACGATTAA